The following are from one region of the Stanieria cyanosphaera PCC 7437 genome:
- the rpaB gene encoding response regulator transcription factor RpaB, which yields METHKEKILVVDDEASIRRILETRLSMIGYDVVTAADGEEALETFRVAEPDLVVLDVMMPKLDGYGVCQELRKESDIPIIMLTALGDVADRITGLELGADDYVVKPFSPKELEARIRSVLRRVEKNGAPGIPSSGVIHIGSIKIDTNKRQVYKGDERIRLTGMEFSLLELLVSRSGEPFSRSEILQEVWGYTPERHVDTRVVDVHISRLRAKLEDDPSNPELILTARGTGYLFQRILEPGED from the coding sequence TTGGAAACACATAAAGAAAAAATTCTAGTTGTTGATGATGAAGCTAGCATCCGTCGTATTTTGGAAACACGGTTGTCCATGATTGGTTACGACGTGGTAACTGCTGCTGATGGAGAAGAAGCTCTAGAAACTTTTCGCGTTGCTGAACCAGATCTTGTCGTTTTGGATGTCATGATGCCCAAATTAGACGGATATGGTGTTTGTCAAGAATTGCGAAAAGAATCTGATATTCCTATTATCATGTTAACTGCTTTAGGAGATGTCGCCGATCGCATTACAGGTTTAGAATTGGGTGCAGATGATTATGTCGTCAAACCCTTTTCTCCCAAGGAGTTAGAAGCCCGAATTCGCTCTGTTTTGCGTCGAGTTGAAAAAAATGGTGCGCCAGGCATTCCTAGTTCGGGTGTGATTCATATCGGTTCGATCAAAATCGATACCAACAAACGACAGGTATATAAGGGAGATGAAAGAATTCGTCTCACTGGAATGGAGTTTAGTTTGCTAGAATTACTGGTTAGTCGTTCTGGTGAGCCTTTTTCCCGTTCAGAAATTTTACAAGAAGTTTGGGGTTATACTCCCGAACGTCATGTAGATACTCGCGTAGTTGATGTTCATATTTCGCGTCTTAGAGCTAAATTAGAAGACGATCCGAGCAATCCCGAATTGATTCTCACTGCTAGGGGAACGGGCTATCTTTTTCAACGTATTCTCGAACCAGGAGAAGACTGA
- the radA gene encoding DNA repair protein RadA, whose translation MAKSRQIYVCSECGAEYTQWYGYCKECDSYGTISEEPIEISPTTGNRGGWQSGTRSQGRADTPAQPRVSLKFSQINNNNQARFPSGYGELDRVLGGGIVPGSLVLIGGDPGIGKSTLLLQVANQLSVSLPRILYVSAEESGQQVKLRASRLGVGVVEEDEPLVHQNGHNKSNKKAKTREDIDENNLYVMPETDLEEILRELESLKPQVAVIDSIQTLHFASLTSAPGSVAQVRECTSALMQVGKRENITLLIVGHVTKEGAIAGPRVLEHLVDTVLYFEGDRYASHRLLRSVKNRFGATHEIGIFEMADKGLVEVDNPSELFLGNRDELAPGTSTIVACEGTRPIVVELQALVSPTSYTSPRRSTTGVDYNRLQQILAVLEKRVGIPLSKLDAYVASAGGLNVGEPAADLGIAIAIVASFRDRIVDPRTVLIGEVGLGGQVRLVSQMELRLKEAAKLGFKRAIVPKGQSFPDDVGLEIVPIGKVIDAIIAAIPSERGIKQVAEEE comes from the coding sequence ATGGCTAAATCCCGACAAATTTATGTTTGTAGTGAGTGTGGTGCAGAATATACTCAATGGTATGGTTATTGTAAAGAGTGCGATTCCTACGGCACAATTTCTGAAGAACCGATTGAAATTAGTCCTACGACGGGAAATCGTGGAGGTTGGCAATCTGGAACTCGTTCTCAGGGTAGAGCAGATACTCCAGCCCAACCAAGAGTATCACTGAAATTTTCTCAGATCAATAACAATAACCAAGCTCGTTTTCCTTCAGGATATGGAGAGTTAGACAGGGTTTTGGGCGGGGGAATTGTTCCTGGTTCATTGGTGTTGATTGGAGGCGATCCTGGTATTGGTAAATCGACTTTATTATTACAAGTAGCTAATCAGTTATCGGTAAGCTTACCCCGTATTCTATATGTTTCTGCCGAAGAATCAGGACAACAGGTCAAATTACGAGCTTCTCGTTTGGGAGTAGGGGTAGTTGAAGAAGATGAACCCTTAGTGCATCAAAATGGTCATAACAAATCAAACAAAAAAGCAAAAACAAGAGAAGATATTGATGAAAATAATCTTTATGTAATGCCAGAAACAGATTTAGAAGAAATTCTTCGGGAATTAGAGTCATTAAAACCTCAAGTTGCAGTAATTGATAGTATTCAAACTCTTCATTTTGCCTCTCTTACTTCTGCACCTGGTTCAGTCGCCCAAGTGAGAGAATGTACCTCCGCTTTGATGCAAGTAGGGAAACGAGAGAATATTACCTTATTAATTGTTGGTCATGTTACCAAAGAAGGAGCGATCGCAGGGCCAAGAGTCTTAGAACATTTGGTCGATACTGTGTTGTATTTTGAAGGAGATCGTTACGCTTCTCATCGTCTGTTACGTTCAGTGAAAAATCGTTTTGGAGCAACTCATGAAATTGGTATCTTTGAAATGGCAGATAAGGGTTTAGTTGAAGTAGACAATCCTTCGGAACTGTTTTTAGGCAACCGAGATGAATTAGCCCCTGGTACTTCAACCATCGTTGCTTGTGAAGGAACTCGTCCGATTGTAGTAGAGTTGCAGGCGTTAGTTAGTCCGACTAGCTACACTTCTCCCCGTCGTTCGACGACAGGAGTAGATTACAATCGATTGCAGCAGATTTTAGCCGTCTTAGAAAAAAGAGTAGGCATTCCTCTTTCTAAACTCGATGCCTATGTCGCTTCGGCAGGAGGCTTAAATGTCGGTGAACCCGCAGCCGATTTAGGTATTGCGATCGCTATAGTTGCTAGTTTCCGCGATCGCATTGTTGATCCTCGCACGGTTTTAATTGGGGAAGTTGGTTTGGGTGGACAAGTTCGTTTAGTCTCCCAAATGGAGTTAAGACTTAAAGAAGCAGCTAAATTAGGTTTTAAACGAGCAATTGTGCCGAAAGGACAGAGTTTTCCCGATGATGTGGGTTTAGAAATTGTTCCGATTGGTAAAGTGATCGATGCGATTATTGCAGCTATTCCCTCGGAGAGGGGGATCAAGCAGGTAGCGGAAGAAGAATAA
- a CDS encoding cofactor assembly of complex C subunit B, with translation MSKSDPNRVLRLLPIFAGALAGILLLINRLLTVQLTDSQARSDALGIIEGAVLILVGLIWQQIQPRSPDAVTLIGQEGFELAQHLPSEVKTELAWASHLLLTNTVTRSLVVYAQGQTLLRRGILGQNSQVKPGAIVQRVLDTQKSIYLVNLNLYPGKIEFDYLPENTQGVICQPIGDRGVLILGANVPRSYTKQDEKWIEGIADKLAETLKNQV, from the coding sequence ATGAGTAAATCCGATCCAAATCGAGTCTTACGGTTGTTACCGATCTTTGCTGGCGCGTTGGCGGGGATACTGTTGCTAATCAACCGTTTATTAACTGTACAGTTAACTGACTCTCAGGCAAGATCTGATGCTTTGGGAATCATTGAAGGTGCTGTACTAATTTTGGTTGGTTTAATTTGGCAGCAGATTCAACCGCGATCGCCAGATGCCGTTACTTTAATTGGACAAGAAGGTTTTGAATTAGCCCAGCATTTGCCATCAGAAGTTAAAACTGAATTGGCATGGGCTTCCCATTTATTATTAACTAATACAGTTACGCGATCGCTGGTAGTTTATGCTCAAGGACAAACTTTGTTAAGAAGAGGTATTTTAGGGCAGAATTCTCAAGTTAAACCAGGTGCGATCGTACAAAGAGTCTTAGATACCCAAAAGTCGATTTATTTGGTCAATCTGAATCTTTATCCTGGAAAAATTGAATTTGATTATTTACCAGAAAATACTCAAGGAGTTATTTGTCAACCGATTGGCGATCGCGGTGTGTTGATTTTGGGGGCGAATGTTCCTCGTAGTTATACCAAACAAGATGAAAAATGGATTGAAGGTATTGCGGATAAATTGGCAGAAACCTTAAAGAATCAAGTTTAA